The Pyrus communis chromosome 8, drPyrComm1.1, whole genome shotgun sequence region ACATCCTCTCAATACCCTATTCAATGTCTAAAGCGCTATTCCGTCTCCCCAGATTCAAAGCACCAAAATCCTAAAACTTGAAACAATTAGGCAGAATTTTCACTTTCCTAAATGGAGAAAACAAGAATTGAGACCTTGGAAGTAGTTCCGGAGCCAAGCCAACATATTTTGGTATCAAATTattgttggaaaataaaaaagaaagtattttaggatttgatttaaaggaaaactaatgaaaagggttggaaaattttgagttttaatgataaggacaaaataaagggtaaagtgaatagtaccatacttgacattttagtgtaaaaatgtggtttttcgttaaagtgaacagtaccaagagcttttcgttaaagttcccttgatttaattagtgattttatatgatttaattagggtttggatatgatttgattttgtCTAGATTTCCTTGTCTTGTAGAAAAATGattattttgatttatttcctagtttGGTCTTTTGTAATCTTATAAATTGCTCCTTATTGAgaagaataaaatattaaaattgtaTTTGAGAATTGTGATATTGTAGAGAATTTTAAATTTACCCCAAACACtttattttcaatttgttgaatcccacatcggccatagaaagagagaaataatagtttaaatatctCAATCTTACTCCAACTAATACCGAtgtattttgtgataaaactccatGCCTGACGAATTGTGTAGGTAGTAATTATCAAGTTGGAGATAATATTGGTGTGGTTGGATTCTACAATTATTGATGATCATACGTTGTGGTACAGACAGACAATCACCATCAGCCAAATGGGGCTACTTTTGTTAGTGATTTAATTGCTTGCATTCATGCAGGATTTGTAAAGGAAGGCCGCAGGagactctttttttttaaacgaaATGCACcctttaggccatctccaactgaagggtgGGCCAgaaggccgaaaatagcccgaaaaccgtctccaaccgagggctaggctaGAGGACTGTGGAATCTGAGAATGCCCCACAGAAtcggagagggctagagggctggccAAAAAATTCAGTTTTCCTGTCGGTCATAACCAACAGGaatgcttaagaaaaaaattcaaatgcaacggcttgctgacgtcagctagccgtttcatttgaaattttttttatatatagttttattattattttttatttacaaaatttttcctataatttctaattttaatattctttttaaattctatttttttcctataacttttattttacaaaatttgtttcattttttttttaaattccattttttcctataacttctatttcacaaaattgctttattttattttaaattctattttttcctataacttctatttcacaaaatttgtttcatattttttttaaattatatttttttccaataacttcctaagccattatacaacattaaattaaattaagtaacatgaaacaacattaaacaatatgaaataatattaaataacattaaccaacatacaaattatacaacataaaaaaaaaacatttaacaacatgaaacttaaacaacatttgaaaaaacatttaacaacataaaacttaaacgcctactccatgcttcttttggcccaaagatgtgcaacaagatcatgttgtaggtacttgtttgtggcacgagAACGTATCATTTTATAGcacctcatgtactcatttatagagatactaccagttcttggattgaaaggcaaattaggcccatcatatatttttgcacgagcccttcttgacctatttggatcttcttggtcgtcatcggactctccatcaataaacccatctcgctcatcctccactatcatattgtgtaatataatgcaagacatcatgatggagtccaaattttcttgaCTCCATCCTCTTGCCGGTTCGCTAATAATCTTCCACCGTGCTTGTAGAATGccgaaagctctctcaacatctttccggtatgcctcttggtgtaaggtaaacaacttttctgtGTCATTCatagggtttggaattgcttggacaagtgtcacccactttgggtagatgccatctgccaagtaataccccatattgtattgacggttgttgatgtagtagtgaagttgaggtgctttaccttccgtcaagttattgaagaggggtgaacgcccaagaactataatgtcattttgggatccagggactccaaagaaagcatgccaaatccatgtgtcatatgaggcaaccacctctaacacaacagttagctttctcgaccttccgctaaagcctcattgccatccggtgggacagttcttccaatcccaatgcatgcagtctaatgaccctatcatgcccGGAAACCCATGGTCTTCAGCTTTGCGAATAAGCCGATTCAAATCTTCTTGATTTAGTTCGCGGAGGTACTCGTCTTTGTAAACctgaacaattgtgtcacaTAATTGTTGaagagtatcaaggcatgtagactcaaaCATACCATGGATTTCATCCATCGAATCAGCTGGCAAGCCATAAGCCATCATTCGGAGTGCAAcagtaaccttctgatgaggtgagaaaccagggcGACCTGCTCTGTCCTGCTTCTGttgaaagtatggattgacttGCTAGATATCACGAAGTAAACGCTCGAAGACATGACGTCTCATCCGGAAGCGACGTCTGAAATCCTCTTAtgtgtacaccgagttggggttgaagtagttgttcatcagattggcaTGCGACATCGCTCTGTTTtgtggtttgtaagagcgaccaGCAATAGAGCCACCACATTGAGGTTGTTCTTTAGTTGGCTGACACACCATGGCCGTAGCCATGGATGCtgctatgttttgtttgttgcgcctacttgaacttcttcatcagactcctcatcttctcatcTCATTTGtgcccatttttcttccaatttgaaattggatgaggacccccagttagaatccgaagaggatccaaagttggaattcattgcaaacttgaattaaaAGAGATTGAgttgaaatagattgaattcaaagttgtgggaattatagcccaatatccaccctatttatagcaaaagaaaaattcaaatccaacggctagctgacgtcatttagccgttggatttgaacttaagtaagttgtagtttttaaataataaaacgaGCTCTCTGGCCCTATGGCTCTCGGTTGAAGACGGAGGTAAATATGGgcttgtactgttcattaaaatattaatatctttgataatcttggagggccaaagggctaaaacgagccatctcgctagccctcggttggagatggccttataaAAAGGGAAACGAATGCAGCAGCGCAACTACAAAGCACCAAACAACACCGCCATTTGCAAAGCAGCAGCAGCCTAGCAAAATGAAGGAAATCTAGGTCTTAGAAACAAATTCCGGCGAGTGGAGGTGTGGCCACACCTCCTTGCGCCTCTGCAGCTTCACCGCTAGTGTTTGTAACCTATTAcctacacacacatatacaggGTAAGTAATTGTATTTAATCTTCTACCATGTACGTTTAAAAACAAGTGACTCTACCAAAGGAGAGAGGACCTTTgccggatcctctttatgaggatctcagagatcctccaatcacatccgtttattgtacatcgtgtgatcaatttttgttaggtactgtttatattcaattttaaataaaaaaattacagtgatttctgaccgtacgatgtacgatgaacatatgTGATTGAAAGAT contains the following coding sequences:
- the LOC137743069 gene encoding uncharacterized protein, with protein sequence MATAMVCQPTKEQPQCGGSIAGRSYKPQNRAMSHANLMNNYFNPNSKQDRAGRPGFSPHQKVTVALRMMAYGLPADSMDEIHGMFESTCLDTLQQLCDTIVQVYKDEYLRELNQEDLNRLIRKAEDHGFPGMIGSLDCMHWDWKNCPTGWQ